The following are encoded together in the Parabacteroides chongii genome:
- a CDS encoding DMT family protein, whose product MKGLYTILLLIGSNIFMICAWYGHLKMKQQFSWFAHLPLIGVILFSWILALAEYCLQVPANRIGFRDNGGPFTLMQLKVIQEIITLIVFVIFSATAFKGESFHWNHLAACVCLVLAVYFVFMK is encoded by the coding sequence ATGAAAGGGTTATATACAATACTATTATTGATCGGTTCCAATATTTTTATGATTTGTGCCTGGTACGGTCATTTGAAGATGAAGCAGCAATTCAGTTGGTTTGCTCATTTGCCTCTTATCGGTGTGATCTTATTTAGCTGGATATTGGCTTTGGCAGAATATTGCCTGCAGGTACCGGCGAACAGGATCGGTTTCAGAGACAATGGTGGTCCGTTTACTTTGATGCAATTAAAAGTAATTCAGGAGATTATAACTCTGATTGTCTTCGTCATCTTTAGTGCCACTGCATTTAAAGGAGAGTCTTTTCACTGGAACCATCTGGCGGCTTGTGTCTGTCTGGTACTGGCGGTGTATTTTGTGTTTATGAAATAG
- a CDS encoding leucine-rich repeat domain-containing protein encodes MKFLDSTNRREQGGVDRVMKRLMILFLLFISTCFIGKGQDSKPILNIHVAEAGTLDQISVTVPPCIDTGGSSFMCKLDVKITGELNEKDFRTLSQLLEHKWFDLDLSEVNLTEIPRKAFMIKGGTNEGSTVCDAWVQKITLPSTLIKINDLAFAKCEYLKEVDLSKCTKLNYVGYMAFGSCENLLSIDLSNCTELKILGNNAGSIGPFNECKRLKQMILPPNLEIIDSDTFRSCDLEEIEMPSSVKQIKSGAFDIYNLREIKMYSYEPPVISQNTFTSEITKNATLKVPSGQSSKYKEAEHWKEFLSIEEYNPNGGDLIHHSIQVSYNEGSVKLNDNYIENGSSVSVTDQTDIRLLIQPKTNYHLKQVMVNDKDMTGQVKDKLLTLLSVSCDQIITITFELNIYTVQVFYNNEGGTVKVNDDIVTSGLPSSVTALTNVEVAITPKTGYHIEKVLRLYTDVTNQLANNILTISSISANTELTVRFEQDAPINHTVKVSYNEGGKVKINNTLVTNGAPIPFDDKADIQLSIIPDTDYHLEQVIVGSTDMTQEVKNNLLLLSAISEDKDIKITFKKNVPASYTFRVQYLGSGNGTIKVDGEVARNGLIKTIPANSKIEIELLPDEGYYIARAKVGTTDITNQLINNRYTIPYLSSDSYISVTFEKIPTYYLNIKMEGGYSDIKIDDQLVTNSTQVTGIKESCSLYFKPSIYYNIKNVTLGETNITNQIKDGRYKIESINSDLTLKIEYIRKQYTLSVNIQGADKIQINGEDITNGSSITTNSGYNRIDISSEYYLIKQVLLDNEIIKKGPSGYIEISMDSDKKLTIIAELREKREVSLTSEEPGTLASHLSEEDMKMVTDLNISGEIDQRDFLVLNQMQSLYKLNLIVTIREYNNYPANTIPENAFHNNKTIKMIDLSNSIEAIGKQAFWGSVISHIKKYDENLTKIGEEAFKDCQYLITIPSTYNVPVIEKSTFENCSSLSALPSLYNLIEVKESAFRNCKNLSVDLGSSLERIGNYAFENVKEINTFPVFQGEAKLSYIGIDAFKGTQNNRFDFSNYPYLQELPNFEGSSNLNHITFPPNVKEVPANTFKGCTSLQEVYMNNKIERIAENAFCDSNGISYLYVPVNNTPEISTNSFSEFCYINAALIVPTDYMYFYRHHAVWSKFTEIKHLGNDSHRQISATISEGGHVLSKAEEDMYPNNTFDTGSYNSISYPTSSRVEFIVEIDKGYSIESIILNGEDITNTMDNNNKFIIPNLMVDSHLEVKFKKEEDPTGTETIHINKRIYLSGSNQLVFSDFKIGTHAIVFDASGRMIKQITIRNNMERIDLPGRGIYFVRVENKSTKIIL; translated from the coding sequence ATGAAATTCTTAGATAGTACCAACCGGAGGGAACAGGGTGGCGTAGATAGGGTTATGAAAAGATTAATGATTTTATTTTTGTTGTTTATTTCTACTTGTTTTATTGGAAAGGGACAAGACTCCAAACCTATTTTGAATATTCATGTAGCAGAAGCTGGTACATTAGATCAAATATCTGTTACAGTGCCTCCTTGTATTGATACGGGAGGATCGTCTTTCATGTGTAAGTTAGATGTAAAAATAACAGGAGAGTTAAATGAGAAAGATTTCCGAACTCTCTCCCAATTATTAGAACACAAATGGTTTGATCTTGATTTATCAGAAGTAAATTTAACAGAAATACCTCGAAAAGCCTTTATGATTAAGGGTGGAACAAATGAAGGGAGTACTGTTTGCGATGCATGGGTACAAAAAATAACACTACCATCCACACTAATTAAAATAAACGATTTAGCTTTTGCCAAGTGTGAATATTTAAAAGAGGTAGATTTATCTAAATGTACAAAATTAAACTATGTGGGATATATGGCTTTTGGGAGTTGTGAAAATTTATTGTCTATAGATTTGAGTAATTGTACAGAATTAAAAATTTTAGGCAATAATGCAGGTTCTATTGGACCTTTTAATGAATGTAAAAGACTAAAACAAATGATATTACCTCCAAATTTAGAAATCATAGACAGTGACACATTTCGCTCTTGTGATTTAGAAGAAATAGAAATGCCCTCTTCTGTAAAACAAATTAAATCGGGGGCTTTTGACATATATAATTTAAGAGAAATAAAAATGTATTCATATGAACCTCCTGTAATATCCCAAAATACATTTACCTCAGAGATTACAAAGAATGCAACTCTTAAAGTTCCTTCCGGTCAATCATCTAAATATAAAGAAGCTGAACATTGGAAAGAATTTTTATCAATAGAGGAATACAATCCCAATGGTGGAGATCTTATTCATCACTCAATACAAGTTTCTTATAATGAAGGATCTGTAAAACTTAATGATAACTATATAGAAAATGGATCTTCCGTCTCTGTTACAGACCAAACTGATATTCGACTATTAATCCAACCTAAAACGAATTATCACTTAAAACAAGTAATGGTAAATGATAAAGATATGACAGGGCAAGTAAAAGATAAATTGTTAACGCTACTTTCAGTGTCTTGTGATCAAATAATAACAATCACTTTTGAATTAAATATTTATACTGTACAAGTTTTTTATAATAATGAAGGTGGAACGGTAAAGGTGAATGATGATATTGTTACTTCCGGTCTTCCGTCTTCGGTCACAGCATTAACTAACGTAGAAGTAGCAATAACTCCTAAAACCGGTTACCATATTGAAAAAGTTTTACGGCTCTATACAGATGTAACCAATCAATTAGCAAATAATATACTCACTATCTCATCTATTTCTGCCAATACAGAACTCACAGTCAGATTTGAACAAGACGCTCCAATAAATCATACAGTAAAAGTATCTTATAACGAAGGTGGAAAGGTCAAAATAAATAATACCCTTGTAACTAACGGTGCACCTATTCCTTTTGACGATAAAGCAGATATTCAATTATCAATCATACCCGATACAGATTATCACCTAGAGCAAGTAATAGTCGGGAGTACTGATATGACCCAAGAGGTTAAAAACAATCTGTTACTACTCTCTGCCATATCCGAAGACAAGGATATTAAAATCACTTTTAAAAAGAATGTACCGGCAAGTTATACTTTTAGAGTCCAATATCTTGGATCGGGAAATGGAACTATCAAAGTAGATGGAGAAGTTGCACGAAATGGATTAATTAAAACCATTCCTGCTAATTCTAAAATAGAAATAGAATTATTACCAGATGAAGGCTATTATATTGCCCGTGCAAAAGTTGGTACTACAGATATAACAAATCAGTTAATAAACAACAGATATACAATCCCCTATCTTTCAAGCGATTCGTACATCTCTGTCACTTTTGAAAAAATACCGACATATTATTTAAATATAAAAATGGAAGGAGGATACAGTGATATTAAAATAGATGATCAACTCGTAACCAATTCCACCCAAGTTACAGGTATAAAAGAAAGTTGTTCGCTTTATTTTAAACCCAGTATATATTATAACATAAAAAATGTAACTTTGGGTGAGACAAATATCACAAATCAAATAAAAGACGGGAGGTATAAAATAGAATCAATTAATTCTGACCTTACGCTAAAAATTGAATATATCCGGAAGCAATACACATTATCTGTAAACATTCAAGGTGCAGATAAAATTCAAATAAATGGAGAAGATATAACAAATGGAAGCTCAATCACCACAAACTCCGGATATAATCGCATTGATATATCTTCTGAATATTATTTAATAAAACAAGTTTTGTTAGATAATGAAATTATAAAAAAAGGACCTAGTGGTTATATAGAAATAAGCATGGATAGTGATAAGAAATTAACTATTATTGCAGAACTACGAGAAAAAAGAGAAGTCTCTCTGACATCAGAAGAACCAGGGACATTGGCATCACATCTTTCTGAGGAAGACATGAAAATGGTGACAGATCTCAATATAAGTGGAGAAATAGATCAAAGAGATTTTCTTGTATTGAACCAAATGCAATCTTTATATAAATTGAATTTGATAGTAACAATAAGAGAATACAATAATTATCCAGCTAACACAATACCAGAAAATGCTTTTCATAATAATAAAACCATAAAAATGATTGATCTTTCTAATTCAATAGAAGCTATAGGAAAACAAGCATTTTGGGGTTCAGTAATATCTCATATTAAAAAATACGATGAAAACTTGACAAAAATAGGAGAAGAAGCATTTAAAGATTGCCAGTATCTCATTACTATACCTTCTACTTATAATGTCCCTGTTATAGAAAAAAGTACTTTTGAGAATTGCTCTAGTTTATCGGCTTTACCTTCTTTATACAATTTAATAGAGGTGAAAGAATCGGCATTTAGAAATTGTAAGAACCTGTCTGTAGATTTAGGATCATCTTTAGAGCGTATAGGCAACTATGCTTTTGAAAATGTGAAAGAAATAAATACATTTCCTGTTTTTCAAGGTGAAGCAAAGTTATCATATATAGGTATAGATGCTTTTAAAGGAACTCAAAATAACCGTTTTGACTTTAGTAACTACCCATATTTACAAGAACTACCAAATTTCGAGGGAAGTTCTAATTTAAACCATATAACATTCCCTCCGAACGTAAAAGAAGTTCCTGCCAATACATTTAAAGGTTGTACCTCTTTACAAGAGGTGTACATGAATAATAAAATAGAACGTATCGCAGAAAATGCTTTTTGCGATAGTAACGGTATTTCTTATTTATATGTTCCCGTAAATAACACACCGGAAATTTCCACAAATAGTTTTAGTGAATTCTGTTATATTAATGCTGCACTCATAGTACCGACTGACTACATGTATTTCTATCGCCACCATGCAGTTTGGAGTAAGTTCACTGAGATAAAACATTTAGGGAATGATTCCCATAGGCAAATTAGTGCAACTATTTCGGAGGGAGGACATGTTTTGTCAAAAGCGGAAGAGGATATGTATCCTAATAACACTTTTGATACTGGTAGTTACAATTCTATTTCATACCCAACATCTTCACGTGTAGAGTTTATAGTTGAAATAGACAAAGGATATTCTATCGAATCCATTATCCTAAACGGAGAAGATATTACAAATACAATGGATAACAATAATAAATTCATCATTCCAAATCTAATGGTTGATTCTCACCTGGAGGTCAAATTCAAAAAAGAAGAAGATCCAACTGGCACAGAAACTATACATATCAATAAGCGTATTTATCTTTCCGGTTCTAACCAACTGGTATTTTCCGATTTCAAAATCGGTACTCATGCCATTGTGTTTGATGCCAGCGGACGTATGATTAAACAAATAACAATACGCAATAACATGGAAAGAATCGATTTACCAGGTAGAGGTATTTATTTTGTACGAGTGGAAAATAAATCGACCAAAATCATTCTATAG